From a single Nicotiana tomentosiformis chromosome 2, ASM39032v3, whole genome shotgun sequence genomic region:
- the LOC104104614 gene encoding protein MID1-COMPLEMENTING ACTIVITY 1-like: MASWEHFGEIANVAQLTGIDAVRLIGMIVKAATTARMHKKNCRQFAQHLKLIGNLLEQLKITELKRYPETREPLEQLEDALRRSYILVKSCQDRSYLYLLAMGWNIVYQFRRAQNEIDQYLKIIPLITLVDNARVRERLEFIERDQHEYTLEAEDMRVQEVIMKPEPSKDDTIILTKNLSCSYPRVPINEAIKKENEKLQLELQRSQANLDVGQCEFIQHLLDVTEVVATNSLSLKSSPTKPPKKLDESYSNVDSYTEHYVESYAKSEEKRETSRNASSVSSKHELLSSKGSHRYEEWHSDLLGCCSEPLLCIKTVFFPCGTFSKVASVAADRHISSAEACNELMAYSLILSCCCYTCCIRRKLRKKLNIMGGFVDDFLSHLMCCCCALVQEWREVEIRGAHGLEKTKVSPPTSQFMES; this comes from the exons ATGGCTTCATGGGAACATTTTGGGGAAATCGCAAATGTCGCCCAGCTTACTGGCATAGATGCGGTGAGGCTAATTGGGATGATTGTGAAAGCTGCTACCACAGCCCGGATGCACAAGAAGAATTGCAGGCAGTTTGCGCAGCATCTCAAAttaattggaaatttattggagcAGCTCAAGATTACTGAACTTAAGAGGTATCCGGAAACCCGAGAGCCGTTGGAACAACTTGAAGATGCATTAAGGAGGTCTTATATATTGGTCAAGAGCTGCCAGGACAGGAGTTATCTTTATCTGTTGGCTATGGGGTGGAACATTGTCTACCAGTTTCGCAGGGCTCAGAATGAGATTGACCAATATTTGAAGATTATTCCTCTTATCACTCTAGTGGATAATGCTCGAGTCAGG GAGAGGTTGGAATTTATTGAAAGGGACCAGCATGAATACACATTGGAGGCTGAAGACATGAGGGTGCAAGAAGTGATTATGAAACCAGAGCCTTCTAAAGATGATACCATTATATTAACGAAGAACCTTTCTTGTTCCTACCCAAGAGTACCTATCAATGAGGcaattaaaaaagaaaatgaaaaactgCAACTAGAATTGCAACGCTCACAAGCTAATTTAGATGTAGGTCAGTGTGAATTCATTCAGCATCTTCTGGATGTCACAGAGGTAGTTGCCACTAACTCTCTATCATTGAAGAGTTCACCTACCAAGCCTCCCAAAAAGTTGGATGAAAGTTACTCAAATGTCGATAGTTACACGGAACATTACGTTGAAAGTTATGCCAAAAGTGAAGAGAAACGGGAAACTTCAAG AAACGCTTCATCAGTTTCGTCCAAACATGAACTGCTGTCTTCAAAGGGTTCACATAGATATGAAGAGTGGCATTCAGATCTGCTCGGCTGCTGTTCAGAACCTCTCTTGT GTATTAAAACCGTTTTCTTTCCTTGTGGTACATTTTCTAAAGTTGCCAGTGTTGCTGCAGACAGGCATATAT CATCAGCGGAAGCTTGTAATGAATTAATGGCTTATTCTTTGATACTATCCTGCTGTTGTTACACATGTTGCATCAGAAGGAAGCTTCGGAAAAAGCTAAATATCATG ggTGGCTTTGTTGATGATTTTCTTTCTCATTTAATGTGTTGTTGCTGTGCTCTTGTCCAAGAATGGCGCGAAGTGGAGATACGTGGGGCTCATG GTTTAGAGAAGACAAAAGTGAGCCCTCCAACCTCTCAATTCATGGAATCTTGA
- the LOC104104616 gene encoding cytochrome P450 87A3-like codes for MWLSLLAVALIVVGFTHWVYRWRNPKCKGLLPPGSMGLPIIGESIGYFSSHPLEGIPPFIQERTARYGKIFKTSLVGHPVVVSADPEVNYYVFQQEEVLFQCWYTKSAIELTGKDGFLDNKGTVHKYLRNLVLSLVGPDKLKHNHISEIDLNIRKHLHRWAGRGEVDVKEASEIMLITFMAEKILECNEEKALELREQYRAFMGGFVCFPINLPGTAYHASLQGRKNAMKMIKDIVKERKRSKEKRNKQDFLDHLLCEVANKETILTEENALNTIFAVLFAAFETTSAAIALGLKFLNDHPQVLPQLMEEHENIVKNREDKEAAISWTEYKSMPFTHKVVNEIVRLANIVPGIFRKVLKDVKIKGFTIPAGWIVVVCPPSVHLDSNNYEDPYVFNPWRWKEEELHSVSKKFMAFGGGLRLCAGADLAKLQISIFLHYLVTKYRWRMKKEGNIVRTPGLYFLDGLHIHISESERNKEDQNQFIS; via the exons ATGTGGCTTAGTTTATTGGCAGTAGCATTAATAGTTGTAGGATTCACTCATTGGGTGTATAGATGGAGAAATCCCAAATGCAAAGGGTTATTGCCTCCTGGCTCTATGGGTCTGCCTATTATTGGCGAATCCATTGGGTACTTCTCTTCACATCCTTTGGAAGGAATCCCACCTTTTATTCAGGAAAGAACTGCAAG atatgggaagatatttaaGACTAGTTTAGTTGGGCATCCAGTGGTTGTATCTGCTGATCCTGAAGTCAATTACTATGTCTTCCAACAAGAAGAAGTATTGTTCCAGTGTTGGTACACAAAGAGTGCTATTGAACTCACTGGAAAAGATGGCTTTCTTGACAACAAAGGGACTGTTCATAAGTATCTTAGGAATTTAGTTCTCAGCCTCGTTGGCCCTGATAAGCTAAAACATAACCATATTTCTGAAATTGACCTAAATATTCGTAAACACTTGCATCGATGGGCTGGCCGGGGAGAAGTTGACGTCAAAGAAGCGTCTGAAATT ATGCTAATCACATTTATGGCGGAAAAGATCCTGGAATGTAATGAAGAAAAAGCATTGGAATTGAGAGAGCAGTACAGAGCTTTCATGGGTGGCTTTGTCTGTTTTCCAATTAATCTCCCTGGTACAGCTTATCATGCCTCTTTACAG GGGCGTAAAAATGCTATGAAGATGATCAAAGACATAGTGAAGGAGAGAAAAAGATCAAAGGAAAAACGAAACAAACAAGATTTCTTGGATCACCTTCTTTGTGAAGTAGCCAACAAAGAAACAATTCTAACAGAGGAAAATGCCCTGAATACTATCTTCGCAGTATTGTTTGCTGCTTTTGAAACAACATCTGCTGCCATTGCCTTAGGTCTCAAGTTTCTCAATGATCATCCTCAGGTGTTGCCACAACTTATG GAAGAGCACGAGAACATTGTTAAAAACCGAGAAGACAAAGAGGCCGCGATTTCATGGACAGAATACAAGTCAATGCCATTCACACATAAG GTTGTGAATGAAATAGTAAGGCTAGCCAATATCGTGCCAGGAATTTTCCGAAAAGTACTGAAAGATGTCAAAATAAAAG GATTTACAATTCCAGCAGGTTGGATAGTGGTAGTATGTCCACCATCAGTTCATCTTGATTCAAATAACTATGAGGATCCCTATGTCTTCAATCCATGGCGTTGGAAG GAGGAAGAACTACATAGTGTATCCAAAAAGTTCATGGCATTTGGTGGAGGTCTCAGACTATGTGCTGGTGCTGATCTTGCCAAGCTGCAAATATCCATTTTTCTCCATTACTTAGTCACCAAGTACAG GTGGAGAATGAAAAAAGAAGGGAATATTGTGCGGACACCGGGTTTGTACTTCCTAGATGGATTACACATCCACATCTCTGAATCTGAAAGAAATAAAGAAGATCAAAACCAGTtcattagctag